A window of Cohnella herbarum contains these coding sequences:
- a CDS encoding ABC transporter ATP-binding protein: MSKAFVEIENLTKFFHVGNNRVLKAVQDISFSIQKGETLGLVGESGCGKSTAGRTIIRLYEPTAGRILLDGTDISKLSGKKLKVCRSKMQMVFQDPYASLNPRMTVLDIVGEALDIHGLAGSKAERKRRVEELLELVGLNAEHASRYPHEFSGGQRQRIGITRALAVKPEFIVCDEPISALDVSIQAQIVNLLMELQKKMGLTYLFVAHDLSMVKYISDRVAVMYLGKIVELALSEDLYSNPQHPYTKALLSAIPVPDPDVEANKERIVLSGDLPSPVNPPSGCAFRTRCPVATEKCAAETPAFREVRPAHYAACHYA; this comes from the coding sequence ATGAGTAAGGCGTTTGTTGAAATCGAAAATTTAACCAAATTTTTTCACGTTGGCAATAACCGCGTATTGAAAGCCGTCCAAGATATTAGCTTCTCCATTCAAAAGGGGGAAACGTTGGGGCTCGTCGGCGAATCCGGTTGCGGTAAATCGACGGCCGGACGCACGATTATTCGCTTGTACGAGCCGACGGCCGGGCGAATCCTGTTGGATGGAACCGATATTTCCAAGCTGTCCGGCAAGAAATTGAAAGTATGCCGCAGCAAGATGCAGATGGTGTTCCAGGATCCGTACGCTTCGCTTAACCCTAGGATGACCGTTCTGGATATCGTTGGCGAAGCGCTTGATATTCATGGATTGGCGGGCAGTAAGGCCGAGAGGAAACGTCGGGTGGAAGAGTTGCTCGAACTGGTCGGATTAAACGCCGAGCACGCCTCTCGTTACCCGCATGAATTTTCCGGCGGACAACGCCAACGGATCGGAATTACGAGGGCGCTTGCAGTGAAGCCGGAATTCATCGTATGCGATGAACCGATATCGGCGTTGGATGTATCGATACAAGCGCAAATCGTGAATTTACTTATGGAGCTTCAGAAGAAAATGGGGCTCACGTATTTGTTCGTGGCGCATGATCTATCGATGGTCAAGTACATAAGCGATCGAGTAGCCGTTATGTATTTGGGTAAAATCGTCGAACTCGCGCTTAGCGAGGATCTGTATTCGAATCCGCAGCACCCTTATACGAAAGCGTTGCTGTCGGCGATCCCGGTTCCGGATCCCGACGTCGAGGCGAACAAAGAACGTATCGTGTTAAGCGGCGACTTGCCAAGCCCCGTCAATCCTCCGAGCGGCTGTGCCTTCCGTACTCGCTGTCCTGTGGCGACGGAGAAATGCGCGGCGGAAACTCCCGCGTTCCGCGAAGTGCGTCCTGCGCATTATGCCGCTTGTCATTATGCATAA
- a CDS encoding ABC transporter permease produces MLKYVLRRFIYMIVTLWVIITATFFLMKLLPGNPFGEVAAKLPPENLAILKAQYGLDKPEWQQYLQYLGNVAQGDLGVSYQFPTRTVVEVIKQSFPASLELGVESLIIAIIIGLSLGIVAALKHNKWQDHSAMIIALIGISIPSFVLAPLLSLYVGNKWGILPPGLWEGPENRILPAFALALGTIATLARMMRASMLEVASLDYIKTAKSKGLSTRKIVTGHMLRNAILPVVTILGPIAVGVITGTLVVENVFVIPGLGYQFVSSITTLDYTMITGLTIFYAAILIVVMFLTDIAYGLIDPRIRMSGRR; encoded by the coding sequence GTGCTGAAATACGTGCTGCGTCGCTTTATCTATATGATCGTTACGTTATGGGTCATTATCACGGCGACTTTTTTTCTCATGAAGCTATTGCCGGGAAATCCTTTTGGAGAAGTTGCCGCGAAGTTGCCGCCAGAAAACTTGGCCATCTTGAAAGCGCAATACGGCTTGGATAAGCCGGAATGGCAGCAGTACCTGCAGTATTTAGGAAATGTAGCCCAAGGAGATTTGGGCGTATCGTATCAATTCCCGACCCGTACGGTCGTTGAAGTCATCAAGCAATCGTTCCCGGCTTCGTTGGAGCTTGGAGTCGAATCGCTTATTATCGCGATCATCATAGGTCTTTCGCTTGGAATCGTTGCCGCATTAAAGCATAACAAGTGGCAGGATCATTCCGCCATGATCATTGCTCTCATCGGCATATCCATTCCTTCGTTCGTTCTTGCACCGCTGCTTTCGCTTTACGTAGGTAACAAGTGGGGAATTCTTCCGCCAGGTTTATGGGAAGGACCCGAAAATCGTATTTTACCGGCATTCGCTCTCGCTCTCGGAACAATCGCTACTTTAGCGCGGATGATGCGCGCCTCAATGCTCGAGGTTGCGAGCTTGGATTATATTAAAACAGCTAAGTCTAAAGGTCTTTCCACGCGCAAAATCGTAACAGGCCATATGTTGCGAAATGCGATACTGCCTGTCGTAACGATTCTTGGCCCCATTGCGGTCGGCGTTATTACGGGTACGCTCGTAGTCGAGAACGTATTCGTTATCCCTGGCTTGGGTTACCAGTTCGTGAGCTCCATCACGACGTTGGATTATACGATGATTACGGGACTGACGATTTTCTACGCGGCAATTCTTATCGTCGTAATGTTCCTGACCGATATCGCCTACGGCCTTATCGATCCAAGGATTCGTATGTCGGGGAGGAGGTAA
- a CDS encoding LTA synthase family protein, with the protein MSRSVRIVPLWGVILLAASMLYKLNELDDQFNVGGMNYWKWAVNLGAVLLVSFWTVFLGVRARAISLALLDLALSVLLFADLIYFRYFKDFISIPVLLQAGQVGELQASIWSLMQPGDWIFFADIPVAFALAGWVLWRHSAKRRPVRTSSGSSALKYVLKKFIPATLLFAVGWALVYYPVEEQKNGWARGLFVGNWWNIPIYNVTGLLGFHGYDGYRYAKEHWFGDGISDEQIEESKAWFTERQRLQKQMESEPLFGQYKGKNVLIVQAEAFQEFVIGQSIGGEEITPNLNKLIGQSIYFPNFYHQTAQGRTSDADFLTSCSMHPLPTGSAFIRFAGNEFTCAPSILKSQGYDTTVHHSYDGSFWNRNNMYHNMEYDQFYTIKDYTIDEPIGWSLGDESFFRQTVEQLKERDKSPFYALSITLSSHHPFKMPYSNQELDVGTLQGTILGDYLQATHYVDSAVGALIEDLKAEGMWENTILMFYGDHDNSVYDWKLYEKFFGQPVSDIDKDRIVRKVPFFIHLPNDENAGVVEKAVGQIDTTPTLMHLLGIPTEKSYLMGLSMLSEAPKSVVFRNGGFTDGKVYFVPSSDGIIANGTCYDLTNGDPAKTDSSACAAGAESAKQDLNVSDRVIENDLIATFKEEE; encoded by the coding sequence TTGAGTCGAAGTGTCCGGATTGTACCTTTATGGGGGGTTATTCTGCTCGCCGCTTCGATGTTATACAAGTTAAACGAGCTTGATGATCAATTTAACGTTGGGGGCATGAACTATTGGAAATGGGCCGTTAATTTGGGCGCCGTACTTCTCGTCTCCTTCTGGACGGTATTCTTAGGCGTCCGCGCCAGGGCGATCTCGCTTGCCCTGCTGGATTTGGCTCTGTCGGTTCTCCTATTCGCCGATCTGATCTACTTCAGATATTTCAAGGATTTCATCTCTATCCCGGTCCTGCTCCAAGCGGGCCAAGTAGGCGAATTGCAGGCTAGCATCTGGAGCCTAATGCAACCGGGGGATTGGATTTTCTTCGCCGATATTCCGGTAGCCTTCGCGCTAGCCGGGTGGGTACTTTGGCGGCATTCGGCTAAACGCCGTCCCGTACGGACTTCTTCCGGTTCTTCTGCCCTTAAATACGTTTTGAAGAAATTCATCCCGGCGACGCTCCTGTTCGCCGTTGGTTGGGCACTTGTCTACTACCCTGTCGAAGAGCAAAAGAACGGCTGGGCGCGCGGATTGTTTGTTGGAAACTGGTGGAACATACCGATTTACAACGTAACCGGCTTACTTGGGTTTCACGGTTATGACGGCTATCGTTACGCGAAAGAGCATTGGTTCGGCGACGGTATATCCGATGAGCAGATCGAGGAAAGCAAAGCCTGGTTCACGGAACGTCAAAGGCTGCAAAAGCAAATGGAATCCGAGCCGCTGTTCGGACAATACAAAGGAAAAAACGTTCTTATCGTTCAAGCCGAAGCCTTCCAAGAATTCGTTATCGGTCAATCCATCGGCGGCGAGGAGATTACTCCTAATCTCAATAAACTCATCGGACAGAGCATTTATTTTCCTAACTTCTATCACCAGACCGCCCAAGGCCGAACTTCGGATGCCGATTTCCTTACAAGTTGCTCGATGCATCCATTGCCGACCGGTTCCGCCTTCATTCGCTTCGCCGGCAACGAATTCACCTGTGCGCCGTCCATTCTGAAAAGCCAAGGCTATGATACGACGGTACATCATTCTTACGACGGCAGCTTCTGGAATCGGAACAATATGTATCACAATATGGAATACGATCAATTTTATACGATTAAAGACTATACCATCGATGAACCGATAGGTTGGTCGCTCGGAGATGAATCTTTCTTCCGTCAAACGGTAGAGCAATTAAAGGAACGCGATAAATCGCCTTTCTATGCGCTATCGATTACGTTATCCAGCCATCATCCGTTTAAGATGCCATACTCCAATCAGGAGTTGGATGTAGGTACGTTACAAGGGACGATCTTAGGCGATTATTTGCAAGCAACGCATTACGTCGATTCCGCGGTCGGTGCATTGATCGAGGATTTGAAGGCCGAAGGCATGTGGGAGAACACCATCCTCATGTTCTACGGCGACCATGACAACTCCGTGTATGATTGGAAATTGTATGAAAAGTTTTTCGGCCAACCGGTGTCGGATATCGACAAGGATAGAATCGTTCGCAAGGTACCGTTCTTCATTCACCTCCCTAACGACGAGAACGCGGGCGTAGTGGAAAAAGCGGTCGGGCAGATCGATACGACGCCTACCCTCATGCATCTTCTAGGAATACCGACGGAAAAAAGTTACCTTATGGGGCTAAGCATGCTATCGGAAGCGCCTAAGTCCGTCGTATTCCGTAACGGCGGGTTTACCGACGGTAAAGTGTATTTCGTACCGAGCAGCGACGGGATCATCGCCAACGGTACCTGCTACGATCTCACTAACGGAGACCCCGCGAAGACGGACTCCTCGGCTTGCGCAGCGGGCGCCGAATCCGCCAAGCAAGATCTAAACGTCTCCGACCGGGTAATCGAGAACGACCTGATTGCTACGTTTAAGGAAGAAGAGTGA
- a CDS encoding ABC transporter permease: protein MQNQSKAGDVRPELFKSIDRNYGGAEKIERKRLTAWQDIRMRLYSNKLAMFGFWLMIVIVLFAVIAPWASSYDHFTNDLVNSNQPPSSKHWFGTDDLGRDLYVRTWMGARISLFIGFVAAFIDLLFGIIYGGIMGYHGGKIDEFMNRFAEVLYAIPYLLVVILLLVVMEPSLFTIIIAMSITGWINMAWIVRGQMMQLKNQEYALASQALGAGSMRIIFRHLIPNAMGPILVTLTLTVPSAIFTEAFLSFLGLGVQSPIASWGTMINDGVKSMNIYPWRLFFPALFLSLTIFAFNIFGDGVRDAFDPKMKK, encoded by the coding sequence TTGCAAAATCAATCTAAAGCGGGCGACGTTCGTCCCGAGCTGTTCAAGTCTATCGACCGCAATTATGGCGGCGCTGAAAAAATAGAACGCAAACGACTCACTGCCTGGCAAGATATCAGGATGAGGCTGTATAGCAATAAGTTAGCAATGTTCGGTTTTTGGCTCATGATCGTCATCGTGCTGTTTGCGGTTATCGCGCCATGGGCATCTTCGTATGACCATTTTACGAATGATTTGGTCAATTCGAATCAGCCGCCAAGCTCCAAACATTGGTTTGGTACGGATGATTTAGGTCGCGACTTATACGTGAGAACGTGGATGGGTGCTCGAATTTCTTTGTTCATCGGTTTTGTCGCCGCATTTATCGATCTATTGTTCGGGATTATTTACGGTGGGATTATGGGCTACCATGGCGGTAAGATTGATGAATTCATGAACCGGTTTGCCGAAGTTTTGTACGCAATCCCCTACTTGCTTGTCGTTATTTTGTTGCTCGTCGTGATGGAACCGAGCTTATTTACGATCATTATAGCGATGTCTATTACGGGCTGGATCAATATGGCTTGGATTGTTCGCGGTCAGATGATGCAATTGAAAAACCAAGAGTATGCCTTGGCTTCGCAAGCGCTCGGAGCTGGTTCTATGCGCATTATTTTCCGACATTTGATCCCGAACGCGATGGGTCCGATTCTTGTTACGCTAACTTTAACGGTTCCTAGCGCGATATTTACGGAGGCTTTCCTTAGCTTCCTCGGTCTCGGGGTTCAGTCTCCGATTGCTTCATGGGGGACCATGATTAACGATGGGGTCAAATCGATGAACATTTACCCGTGGAGGTTATTTTTCCCGGCTTTGTTCTTGAGTTTGACGATATTCGCCTTCAACATCTTCGGTGACGGAGTGCGCGACGCATTCGACCCGAAAATGAAAAAATAA
- a CDS encoding peptide ABC transporter substrate-binding protein: MKLKKIFSVALVVALAGSLLAACSDKNNEGGASSSASKAPEASSPAASSPAAESSAAPENQDPKEFRFTLASEPPSLDPGLMTDAQSSIVASGLFDGLTRLNAAGVPQPAIAKDWTISDDGKTYTFNLRDDAKWSNGDPITAQDVEFSWKRVLAKETVADYAYMLFYLENGEEYNAGKVDASQVGVKATGDFALEVKLKSATPYFDSLLAHYSYWPVHKASVEGKPDWAADKSTMVTSGPFTLAEWAHGDKLVLTKNPNYYNAANVSFDKATISLVEDETTVYNLFETDKIDWIGAQAGSVPSDLVPSLVAAGKAEIVPSASTYYYVFNTTQKPFDNVKIRKAFSMAIDRQAIIDNVTKANQTPAHALVPPSISGLDGKSFREMYPDADYIKENVEEAKTLLAEGLKESGLAKFPETTLLYNTSEGHKAIAEAIIDMWRKNLGVELKLSNQEWGTFLETRDAQQFGIARAGWGADINHAINFSYDLIHPKSGNNDGKYNNPEVGKALDDSLAAPDDKTRLDLIAKAEKIAMADDMAVLPIYYYTTVTMIKPGFTDVVSDYAGHLDWAFGKKE, encoded by the coding sequence ATGAAATTGAAGAAGATATTCTCGGTCGCCTTGGTGGTCGCGCTCGCGGGTTCGCTACTCGCGGCATGCAGCGACAAAAATAATGAAGGCGGTGCTTCCTCGTCCGCGAGTAAGGCTCCTGAGGCGAGTTCGCCGGCTGCGAGCTCTCCGGCTGCGGAAAGTTCGGCTGCCCCTGAGAACCAAGATCCTAAGGAATTCCGTTTTACGTTGGCGAGCGAGCCGCCAAGTCTTGATCCAGGGTTAATGACCGATGCTCAGTCGTCGATCGTAGCTTCCGGATTGTTCGACGGACTTACTCGTCTGAACGCTGCTGGCGTTCCGCAACCTGCCATTGCTAAAGATTGGACGATTTCAGACGACGGCAAAACCTATACGTTTAACCTCCGCGATGATGCCAAATGGAGCAACGGAGATCCTATTACGGCGCAAGACGTCGAGTTCTCGTGGAAACGCGTCTTAGCGAAAGAGACCGTTGCCGATTACGCCTATATGCTCTTTTATCTTGAGAACGGCGAGGAATATAATGCCGGCAAAGTCGACGCAAGTCAAGTCGGCGTCAAAGCGACGGGCGACTTCGCGTTGGAAGTGAAGCTGAAATCGGCCACTCCGTATTTTGACTCCTTGTTGGCTCACTATTCGTACTGGCCAGTACATAAGGCTTCCGTTGAAGGTAAGCCGGATTGGGCGGCCGACAAGTCTACGATGGTTACGAGCGGACCGTTCACGTTGGCGGAATGGGCGCATGGCGACAAGCTTGTTCTAACGAAAAACCCGAACTACTATAATGCGGCTAATGTTAGCTTCGACAAAGCGACGATTTCTTTGGTCGAAGACGAAACTACCGTGTACAACTTATTCGAAACGGATAAGATCGACTGGATCGGGGCGCAAGCGGGTTCGGTACCGAGCGATCTAGTACCATCGCTTGTAGCTGCAGGCAAGGCTGAAATCGTGCCGAGTGCGTCCACTTATTATTATGTGTTCAACACGACCCAGAAACCGTTCGATAACGTGAAAATCCGTAAAGCGTTCTCGATGGCGATCGATCGGCAAGCTATTATCGATAACGTAACGAAAGCTAACCAAACGCCTGCGCATGCGCTAGTACCGCCAAGCATTAGCGGTTTGGACGGCAAATCGTTCCGCGAAATGTATCCGGATGCGGACTATATCAAGGAGAATGTGGAAGAAGCGAAGACGCTGTTGGCGGAAGGGCTTAAAGAAAGCGGACTTGCTAAATTCCCGGAAACGACTTTGCTGTACAACACGAGCGAAGGGCATAAAGCGATTGCGGAAGCGATCATCGACATGTGGCGCAAAAACCTCGGCGTGGAGCTGAAGTTGTCCAATCAAGAGTGGGGCACGTTCCTCGAGACGAGAGACGCGCAGCAATTTGGTATCGCTCGCGCAGGTTGGGGCGCGGATATCAACCATGCGATTAACTTCTCTTACGACTTGATTCATCCGAAATCCGGCAACAACGACGGCAAATACAACAACCCTGAAGTCGGCAAGGCGTTGGATGACTCTCTCGCTGCTCCCGACGACAAAACCCGTCTGGATTTGATCGCGAAAGCGGAGAAAATCGCAATGGCCGACGATATGGCTGTATTGCCGATTTACTACTATACGACTGTAACGATGATCAAACCGGGCTTCACGGACGTTGTGTCCGATTATGCAGGTCACTTGGATTGGGCGTTCGGCAAAAAGGAATAA
- a CDS encoding ABC transporter permease: MIRYILKKFVFMILSLFFLITATFVLMNAVPGSPLQSEKATSEQIQKNLEAYYGLDKPVIVQYGIYLKNLTQFDLGISMKKKFQAVDKIISESFKYSLKLGIASVITSVVAGCVLGIIAAMYHRKMLDNLAMVIAVIGLSIPSLVMAPVLQYALAVKIRAFEVAGLNGPMDYVLPTIALSSASIAFIARLIRSTMIEVLNADFIKTAKSKGLAGHLIIWRHALRNSMLPVVTFLGYLMANVVTGSVVIEKIFAIPGLGKFFVQSVSDRDYPLIMGITIFYAVILMVSRLLADIAYVLVDPRIRVTGGKVAK, from the coding sequence GTGATTCGCTATATATTGAAGAAATTCGTATTTATGATCTTGTCTTTGTTTTTTTTGATCACAGCAACTTTCGTCCTGATGAATGCAGTGCCGGGTAGTCCGCTGCAATCGGAGAAAGCGACGAGCGAACAAATACAGAAAAATCTTGAGGCGTATTACGGTCTGGATAAGCCCGTGATCGTACAGTATGGCATCTATTTGAAAAACTTGACCCAGTTTGATCTTGGGATTTCGATGAAGAAAAAGTTTCAGGCAGTCGATAAAATCATTTCCGAATCGTTTAAGTATTCTCTGAAGCTTGGAATCGCGTCCGTCATTACCTCTGTCGTAGCAGGGTGCGTCTTAGGCATTATTGCCGCGATGTACCATCGGAAAATGTTAGACAATCTAGCAATGGTTATTGCGGTAATCGGGTTGTCGATTCCGAGTCTGGTAATGGCCCCGGTGCTGCAATATGCGTTAGCCGTGAAAATTAGGGCCTTTGAAGTGGCGGGCTTAAACGGTCCGATGGATTACGTACTACCTACGATTGCGCTATCATCCGCTTCGATCGCATTTATCGCCAGGTTGATTCGCTCAACTATGATAGAAGTATTAAACGCCGACTTTATTAAGACCGCGAAGTCCAAAGGGCTAGCCGGACATCTGATTATTTGGCGCCACGCTTTGCGTAATTCGATGCTGCCTGTCGTTACGTTCCTTGGTTACTTAATGGCTAACGTCGTCACGGGGTCTGTCGTTATCGAGAAAATATTCGCCATTCCCGGACTGGGCAAGTTTTTCGTGCAAAGCGTCTCGGACCGGGATTACCCGCTGATTATGGGCATTACGATTTTCTATGCGGTTATTCTGATGGTATCTCGACTATTGGCTGATATCGCTTACGTGCTGGTCGATCCTCGGATCAGGGTAACAGGCGGAAAGGTGGCGAAGTAA
- a CDS encoding peptide ABC transporter substrate-binding protein, producing the protein MNFKKIFSTAMAVTLAGSLLAACGNNNAAEPSGSATASASAGSGKGSKQEMVMNYRADPPALDVSIAESAASFTILGAISEGLYRLDKDMNPQPALAAELPTISEDGLTYTIKLRDGLVWADGSPLTAKDFVYSYQRTLDPATKASYAFILTWLKGGQEVIEADTPEKLKAAKENLGVKALDEKTLELKLDIPRAYFTAQLAFLNYYPQKQEFVEAQGDKSGADADKVLGAGPFVLTKWDHEQQLVLEKNPKYWDAANVKLDKVTLNIVKDTATGLNLYESNKTDYADIKGDQMKPYEGKSELHRKSELVTGYLNFQQSKVPAFANVKVRQALSMAIDRQGLVDVVLKNGSVASTGYVPNGNSDGNGAEFRKVVGDTEVPFDAAKAKTLLAEGLAEVGISSLPQVSVMGDDTETGKKLLEFLVSQWKTNLGITVLAEPLPHATRLERELSKNYSIVSTLWGADYNDPMTWLDMYVSGSPFNTQDWKNAKYDELIKSANKELDNKVRAEKMHEAEKILLEEAAVFPLFFRSSPFLIKDKVEGLILPPYGPDFELKWTSIK; encoded by the coding sequence ATGAATTTCAAGAAGATTTTCTCGACTGCCATGGCAGTCACGCTTGCGGGCTCGTTACTTGCGGCTTGCGGCAACAACAACGCTGCTGAGCCATCCGGTTCGGCAACTGCATCCGCGTCGGCAGGTTCCGGCAAGGGCAGTAAACAAGAAATGGTTATGAACTACCGCGCCGATCCTCCGGCACTCGACGTATCGATCGCGGAAAGCGCTGCTTCGTTTACGATTCTCGGAGCGATCAGCGAAGGCTTGTACCGTTTGGACAAAGACATGAATCCGCAACCAGCTCTAGCAGCGGAGTTGCCAACGATTTCCGAAGACGGTTTGACTTATACGATTAAATTGCGCGACGGTCTTGTGTGGGCCGACGGATCTCCGTTGACTGCCAAAGACTTCGTTTATTCCTACCAAAGAACGCTGGATCCAGCGACTAAAGCTTCCTATGCATTCATTCTTACTTGGTTGAAAGGCGGCCAAGAGGTAATCGAAGCGGATACGCCGGAGAAATTGAAAGCGGCTAAAGAAAACCTTGGCGTCAAAGCACTTGACGAGAAGACGCTGGAATTGAAATTGGATATTCCGCGGGCATATTTTACTGCTCAGCTTGCATTTTTGAACTACTACCCGCAAAAACAAGAGTTCGTTGAAGCTCAAGGCGACAAGAGCGGCGCGGATGCGGACAAAGTTCTCGGAGCCGGTCCATTCGTACTGACGAAATGGGATCATGAGCAACAGCTCGTACTCGAGAAAAACCCGAAATATTGGGATGCCGCCAACGTCAAGCTAGATAAAGTAACTTTGAATATCGTCAAAGATACGGCAACAGGCTTGAACTTGTACGAATCCAATAAAACGGATTATGCCGACATCAAAGGCGATCAAATGAAGCCTTATGAAGGTAAATCGGAGCTTCACCGCAAGAGCGAGCTTGTTACGGGTTACTTGAACTTCCAACAATCGAAAGTTCCCGCTTTCGCTAACGTTAAAGTTCGTCAAGCTTTGAGCATGGCGATCGACCGTCAAGGTCTTGTCGACGTTGTTCTGAAAAACGGTTCCGTAGCTTCTACCGGTTACGTTCCTAACGGTAACAGCGACGGTAACGGAGCTGAGTTCCGTAAAGTCGTAGGAGATACGGAAGTTCCTTTCGACGCGGCTAAAGCAAAAACTTTGCTTGCCGAAGGTTTGGCTGAAGTCGGTATTTCTTCTTTACCGCAAGTGTCCGTAATGGGCGATGATACGGAAACCGGTAAGAAATTGCTTGAATTCCTCGTTTCCCAATGGAAAACGAATTTAGGAATTACGGTTCTTGCCGAGCCGTTGCCGCATGCGACTCGTCTTGAAAGAGAGCTTAGCAAAAACTACTCCATCGTATCCACATTGTGGGGCGCTGACTACAACGATCCGATGACTTGGTTGGATATGTACGTTTCGGGCAGCCCGTTCAATACGCAAGATTGGAAAAACGCGAAGTACGACGAGTTGATCAAATCGGCTAACAAAGAGCTCGACAACAAAGTACGCGCTGAAAAAATGCACGAAGCCGAAAAAATCTTGCTTGAAGAAGCTGCGGTATTCCCGCTGTTCTTCCGCTCTTCGCCGTTCTTGATCAAAGACAAAGTAGAGGGTTTGATCTTACCTCCTTACGGTCCCGACTTCGAGTTGAAATGGACTTCGATTAAGTAA
- a CDS encoding O-methyltransferase, producing the protein MDLLPDQYFDELYSKDVALERVNESIRNAGMPEISVAPGYGRLLTFLISVSKARNVLEIGALGGYSGICLARELPEDGKLISLELKQEYADVAQMNMTAAGLGERVEYRVGDAKISLESLAAEGSRFDFFFIDADKESYPHYLEACIQLASKGAIIAADNTLLRGKTIDENKQGPSVLAIRHFNRIIAQDERLMGVHLPAYDGLALARVK; encoded by the coding sequence ATGGATTTGTTGCCAGATCAGTATTTTGACGAGTTATATTCGAAGGATGTTGCGCTTGAACGAGTGAACGAGAGCATCCGAAACGCGGGAATGCCGGAAATTTCGGTCGCTCCCGGCTATGGCAGATTGCTTACCTTTCTTATATCCGTATCCAAAGCCCGTAATGTTCTGGAAATAGGCGCATTAGGCGGGTACAGCGGAATTTGTTTAGCTAGAGAATTGCCCGAAGACGGGAAGCTCATATCGCTGGAGCTTAAGCAAGAATACGCAGACGTAGCGCAGATGAATATGACCGCAGCAGGATTGGGAGAGCGTGTGGAGTACCGGGTCGGAGACGCGAAGATAAGCTTGGAAAGCCTTGCCGCTGAAGGATCGAGGTTTGACTTTTTCTTCATCGACGCGGATAAGGAAAGTTACCCGCATTACTTAGAGGCCTGTATCCAACTCGCTAGCAAAGGCGCGATCATTGCGGCGGATAATACTCTGTTGCGAGGGAAAACGATAGACGAGAACAAGCAGGGGCCTTCCGTGCTCGCGATTCGACATTTTAATCGAATTATCGCTCAGGACGAGAGGTTAATGGGAGTACATCTTCCTGCTTATGACGGGTTAGCGCTGGCTCGCGTGAAATAA
- a CDS encoding ABC transporter ATP-binding protein has product MKTLLEVENLSVSFDVYGGEVQAVRDISFEVKEGEAVAIVGESGSGKSVTAQTIMRLIQMPPGKIKSGSVKLGELDLLKLSEKEMRKVRGDQIGMIFQDPMTSLNPTMTVGKQIMEGLVQHQRLSGVMAKARVIELLTMVGIPNPETRLNQYPHQFSGGMRQRVMIAIALACNPFLLIADEPTTALDVTIQAQILTLMKDLQKRLNTSIILITHDLGIVADLCDRVLVMYAGQIVETGTKREIFRNPKHPYTKGLLKSLPRLDQDKSEPLIPIFGTPPDLIKPPQGCGFCSRCEFAMTICETQVPDMTELSTTQSVRCWLQHPYAKQTDSSGGKGAAV; this is encoded by the coding sequence ATGAAAACGTTACTTGAAGTGGAAAACTTAAGCGTGTCTTTCGATGTTTACGGCGGAGAAGTGCAAGCGGTCCGGGACATCAGCTTTGAGGTCAAAGAAGGGGAGGCCGTCGCGATCGTTGGCGAATCCGGTTCCGGTAAAAGCGTCACGGCCCAAACGATAATGCGGTTGATTCAGATGCCTCCCGGCAAAATCAAAAGCGGTTCCGTGAAGCTGGGCGAGTTGGATCTTCTGAAGTTGTCCGAGAAGGAAATGAGGAAAGTTCGCGGCGATCAGATCGGCATGATCTTCCAAGATCCGATGACATCGCTGAATCCGACGATGACGGTCGGGAAACAGATCATGGAAGGTCTTGTTCAGCATCAGCGTCTTAGCGGGGTAATGGCGAAAGCTCGCGTCATCGAGTTGCTGACGATGGTGGGTATCCCTAACCCGGAGACGCGGCTTAATCAGTATCCGCATCAGTTTTCCGGAGGCATGCGGCAGCGGGTAATGATTGCGATTGCGCTTGCGTGTAATCCGTTTCTGTTAATTGCCGACGAACCGACGACTGCATTGGATGTCACGATACAAGCGCAAATCCTTACGTTAATGAAAGATCTTCAGAAACGATTAAATACATCTATTATTTTGATTACGCATGATTTGGGAATCGTGGCCGACCTTTGCGACCGTGTCTTGGTCATGTACGCGGGTCAGATCGTCGAAACGGGAACGAAACGGGAAATTTTCCGCAACCCGAAACATCCGTACACGAAAGGGTTGTTAAAGTCGTTGCCTCGGCTAGACCAGGATAAATCCGAGCCGCTCATTCCGATATTCGGGACGCCTCCGGATTTGATCAAGCCGCCCCAAGGCTGTGGGTTCTGTAGTCGATGCGAATTCGCGATGACGATCTGCGAAACGCAAGTTCCGGATATGACTGAGTTGAGCACGACGCAATCGGTGCGCTGCTGGCTGCAGCATCCTTACGCGAAACAAACGGATTCATCGGGCGGCAAGGGGGCGGCGGTATGA